In Candidatus Aminicenantes bacterium, a single genomic region encodes these proteins:
- a CDS encoding response regulator, whose translation MPVKKILIIDDDPAICESVQAILDAEGFQTAAALSGKDGVTVFRAWKPDIVLCDMMMEDLDAGAKAAGIMRHDRPDVPIFLLSSIGDATTDNIGFGSLGFSGVFQKPVNFDMLLAVMRRLGKS comes from the coding sequence ATGCCCGTCAAGAAAATCCTCATCATAGACGACGACCCGGCCATCTGCGAATCCGTCCAGGCCATCCTCGACGCGGAAGGCTTCCAGACCGCGGCCGCCTTGAGCGGCAAGGACGGGGTCACGGTCTTTCGGGCCTGGAAGCCCGACATCGTCCTCTGCGACATGATGATGGAAGACCTCGACGCCGGGGCCAAGGCGGCCGGCATCATGCGCCATGATCGTCCCGACGTCCCCATCTTTCTGCTCAGCTCGATCGGCGACGCCACGACCGATAATATTGGCTTCGGCAGCCTAGGCTTCAGCGGCGTCTTCCAGAAGCCGGTCAACTTTGACATGCTGCTGGCCGTGATGCGGCGGCTGGGCAAGTCCTGA
- a CDS encoding NADH-quinone oxidoreductase subunit C, which yields MTQETLLCTLQAEFGAALAGPDPAAPKRLLVDIDRARLPEIARRLIAEGGRYQVGVGTDDRARGAGFGIIHLFAFDRDGFAVAVCSSAPAEAPEFPSITPDIPAAGWTEREYRDLLGFRFPGHPKPKKLILADDWPDGIYPLRKDVPYNLVPPSAEDVAYELDEAPPGTTTVPVGPFHTSLHEPAHFAVYVDGETIKGCDYRGFMTHRGIEKLCQTQVSYNEIPFVAERICGICGSVHATAYAQAVEEAAGLPVPRRAEFIRVLMLELERIHSHLLWLGVAGHLIGFDTIFMHAWRVREPVMWLSERITGNRKTYGMVVLGGVRRDISPETAADIRSVLKTVETEVLGLKAAVLKDSSIHKRTKGVGHMPKAEAVLWGLLGPVARARGIDIDARRDHPYAAYDELAFDVPTADSCDVWGTVLVRLLEVFESVKIMRQALDKMPAGPILAEPLEALPAYRHGLSMVEAPRGESVHYVITGEENRPERWRVRAPTYNNLQGVPRMLLDNQFADFPIIVGSIDPCFSCTDRAVVVEQGTGRRRVLGRPELTALSRAGRM from the coding sequence ATGACTCAAGAGACGCTTCTCTGCACACTTCAGGCCGAGTTCGGCGCCGCTCTCGCCGGTCCCGATCCCGCCGCCCCCAAGCGCCTGCTCGTCGACATCGACCGGGCTCGCTTGCCCGAGATCGCCCGTCGACTGATCGCGGAAGGCGGCCGCTATCAAGTCGGCGTCGGCACCGACGATCGGGCCCGCGGCGCAGGCTTCGGCATCATCCATCTGTTCGCCTTCGACAGAGACGGGTTCGCGGTCGCCGTCTGTTCCTCGGCCCCGGCCGAAGCCCCCGAATTCCCCTCGATCACCCCCGATATCCCGGCGGCGGGCTGGACCGAGCGCGAGTACAGGGACCTGCTCGGCTTCCGATTCCCCGGCCATCCCAAGCCCAAGAAGCTCATCCTCGCCGACGACTGGCCGGACGGGATCTACCCTTTGCGCAAAGACGTGCCGTACAACCTCGTTCCGCCTTCGGCCGAGGATGTCGCCTATGAGCTGGACGAGGCCCCTCCCGGGACGACGACGGTCCCGGTCGGTCCGTTCCATACCAGCCTGCACGAGCCGGCCCATTTCGCCGTCTATGTGGACGGCGAGACGATCAAGGGCTGCGACTACCGCGGGTTCATGACTCACCGCGGGATCGAGAAGTTGTGCCAGACGCAAGTCAGCTACAACGAGATCCCTTTCGTGGCCGAACGGATTTGCGGCATCTGCGGCTCGGTCCACGCCACGGCTTACGCCCAGGCGGTGGAGGAGGCGGCCGGGCTGCCGGTGCCGCGCCGGGCCGAGTTTATCCGGGTTCTGATGCTGGAGCTGGAGCGGATCCACTCCCATCTTCTCTGGCTCGGTGTCGCCGGCCACCTGATCGGCTTCGACACCATCTTCATGCACGCCTGGCGTGTCCGCGAGCCGGTCATGTGGCTGTCCGAGCGGATCACGGGCAACCGCAAGACCTACGGCATGGTCGTCCTGGGCGGCGTCCGGCGGGACATCTCGCCGGAGACGGCCGCGGATATCCGGTCGGTCCTCAAGACGGTCGAGACCGAGGTCCTGGGCCTCAAGGCCGCCGTCCTGAAGGACTCGTCCATCCATAAACGGACCAAGGGCGTCGGCCACATGCCCAAGGCCGAGGCCGTCCTCTGGGGTCTGCTTGGGCCGGTGGCCCGGGCCCGGGGCATCGACATCGACGCCCGCCGCGACCATCCCTACGCGGCCTATGACGAGCTGGCCTTCGACGTCCCGACGGCCGATTCGTGCGACGTCTGGGGCACCGTCCTCGTCCGCCTCCTGGAGGTTTTCGAGTCCGTCAAGATCATGCGCCAGGCCTTGGACAAGATGCCGGCCGGGCCGATCCTGGCCGAGCCGCTCGAGGCGCTTCCCGCCTACCGCCACGGCCTGTCCATGGTCGAGGCGCCGCGCGGCGAGTCGGTTCACTATGTCATCACCGGGGAAGAGAACCGGCCCGAGCGCTGGCGCGTCCGAGCCCCGACTTACAATAACCTGCAAGGCGTCCCGCGGATGCTTCTCGACAACCAGTTCGCCGACTTCCCGATCATCGTCGGCAGCATCGATCCCTGCTTCTCCTGCACGGATCGGGCGGTCGTCGTGGAACAGGGGACGGGCCGCCGCCGCGTCTTGGGACGGCCCGAGCTGACGGCCCTGTCGCGGGCCGGGCGGATGTGA
- a CDS encoding proton-conducting transporter membrane subunit: protein MRLLTPLFLAFLLLAAAAVLSAATARARRFTGWLHFALAAEAAAFLVWTGLRAAVGGGMEEAVLVRIGPFAVPFLIDGLAGLFLVVIGIVSAAAALYSVRYMDHYAGYSLRGYYFRLPLFILGLAALVTIDDLSIGFSLAWQIMTIASFLLIRFEYKERTNIRVANRYLLLMELAWALIVAAGFLLGGRAGDSLHELGIKAGTASPTVLAGALALLLLGFGLKAGVFPLGQLWLPDAHSVAPSPVSALLSGVMLKTGIFGLIRTFFFLAPGAGSGFDPRPWGAILATIGAATLFIGTLQSVKQSDAKRLLAYSSIGQIGYIVLGLGAALYLSAAEEPALIGLAAVAVLGALCHVLNHAIFKGLLFLTGGSLFYATGTKDLNRLGGLVRWMPVSTVLAAVASLAIAGMPPGSGFASKWTIIASTLLAGQGWVMLVPFGIVALFTSAVTLACYVKFFGLAFTASGAEAYAPKPIHEVPGSMLAAKIGLAAICLAQGLLPFLFVRFIAGALVNSPGFALGWLFQSGGWNRVLDASVSGLRIGKLLGPAVSAAFSPPLVLGLLLAALALGAWLRRSAGSRERAVPTWLCGYRSLDERTRFTDRGMFASLKDLFRWTGGRMGPKE, encoded by the coding sequence ATGAGACTCCTGACGCCGCTCTTCCTGGCCTTCCTTCTTCTGGCCGCCGCCGCCGTCCTGTCGGCGGCAACGGCCCGGGCCCGCCGGTTCACCGGCTGGCTGCACTTTGCCCTGGCCGCCGAGGCGGCTGCGTTTCTGGTCTGGACCGGCCTCCGGGCCGCCGTCGGCGGCGGCATGGAGGAAGCCGTGCTGGTCCGGATCGGGCCGTTCGCCGTCCCTTTCCTCATCGACGGCCTGGCCGGTCTCTTTCTCGTCGTGATCGGGATCGTCTCCGCCGCCGCCGCCCTCTATTCGGTCCGCTACATGGACCATTATGCCGGCTATAGCCTGCGCGGATATTATTTCCGGCTGCCCCTCTTCATCCTGGGCCTGGCCGCCCTAGTGACGATCGACGATCTCTCAATCGGGTTCAGCCTGGCTTGGCAGATCATGACCATCGCCTCGTTCCTGCTGATCCGGTTCGAATACAAGGAGAGGACCAATATCCGGGTTGCGAACCGCTATCTCCTGCTGATGGAACTGGCTTGGGCCTTGATCGTGGCGGCCGGCTTCCTATTGGGCGGGCGGGCGGGGGATTCGCTCCACGAGCTGGGAATAAAGGCGGGGACCGCGAGCCCGACTGTCCTGGCGGGAGCGCTGGCGCTTCTTCTTCTCGGGTTCGGGCTCAAAGCCGGCGTTTTTCCTCTCGGCCAGCTTTGGCTGCCGGACGCACACTCCGTGGCCCCTTCCCCCGTCTCGGCGCTCCTCTCCGGCGTCATGCTCAAGACGGGCATTTTCGGGCTGATTCGGACTTTCTTCTTCCTGGCCCCCGGAGCCGGCTCGGGCTTCGACCCGCGGCCGTGGGGCGCGATTCTGGCGACGATCGGAGCGGCGACGCTGTTTATAGGGACGCTTCAATCGGTCAAGCAGAGCGACGCCAAGCGCCTCCTGGCCTATAGCTCGATCGGCCAGATCGGCTACATCGTGTTGGGCCTGGGCGCGGCTCTCTATCTCTCGGCCGCCGAAGAACCGGCCCTGATAGGATTAGCCGCCGTGGCCGTCCTGGGAGCCCTTTGCCATGTCCTCAATCACGCCATCTTCAAAGGCTTGCTGTTCCTGACCGGCGGAAGCCTTTTTTACGCCACCGGGACCAAAGACCTCAATCGGCTGGGCGGACTGGTCCGTTGGATGCCGGTGAGTACTGTCCTGGCCGCGGTGGCCTCGCTGGCGATCGCCGGGATGCCGCCGGGCAGCGGCTTCGCCAGCAAGTGGACGATCATCGCCTCGACCCTGCTGGCCGGCCAAGGCTGGGTCATGCTAGTCCCCTTCGGTATCGTCGCCCTCTTCACCAGCGCCGTCACCCTGGCCTGCTATGTCAAATTCTTCGGCCTGGCCTTCACCGCCTCCGGCGCCGAGGCGTACGCCCCCAAGCCCATCCATGAAGTCCCCGGCTCGATGCTGGCGGCCAAGATCGGATTAGCCGCGATCTGTCTGGCCCAGGGCCTTCTGCCTTTCCTTTTCGTCCGGTTCATCGCCGGCGCGCTGGTGAATTCGCCCGGCTTCGCCCTGGGCTGGCTTTTCCAGTCCGGCGGCTGGAACCGCGTCCTTGACGCCTCCGTGTCCGGGCTCAGGATCGGCAAGCTCCTCGGGCCGGCGGTGAGCGCGGCCTTCTCGCCGCCCCTCGTCCTGGGGCTCCTCTTGGCCGCCCTGGCTCTCGGGGCGTGGCTTCGTCGCTCGGCCGGCAGCCGCGAACGGGCCGTGCCGACCTGGCTCTGCGGCTACCGGTCCCTCGACGAACGGACTCGCTTCACCGACCGCGGGATGTTTGCCTCCCTTAAAGACCTGTTTCGCTGGACCGGCGGCCGGATGGGACCCAAGGAATGA
- a CDS encoding response regulator, with protein MAKKILIVDDDRDLVESLSQVLRVRGYEVAAAYRGADGLRAVLAERPDLVILDVMMETDTAGFEVADQIRNPRPGSRYAEVRDLPLVILTAIGQVTNSRFSLDPADNFLPGVEAFLTKPVDVDELLAVIARLLP; from the coding sequence ATGGCCAAGAAGATTCTCATCGTTGACGACGACCGCGACCTGGTGGAAAGCCTGTCCCAAGTTCTGCGGGTCCGAGGCTACGAGGTTGCGGCGGCCTATCGCGGCGCCGACGGCTTGCGGGCCGTCCTCGCCGAACGGCCCGACCTGGTCATCCTGGACGTGATGATGGAGACCGACACGGCCGGGTTCGAGGTTGCGGACCAGATCCGCAACCCGCGGCCCGGATCCCGCTACGCCGAGGTCCGGGACCTCCCGCTCGTCATCCTGACCGCCATCGGCCAGGTCACGAACTCGCGCTTCAGCCTCGACCCGGCCGACAACTTCCTGCCTGGGGTGGAGGCCTTCCTGACCAAGCCCGTCGATGTCGACGAGCTCTTGG
- a CDS encoding 4Fe-4S dicluster domain-containing protein, with protein MYILPKSDLPMLLRTLADRYELFGPIVDPVSGETLFDRAASPEDLRLDAPIPVNTPKFTVFPHLERILSFRYDRDSKDLDIVRDDLVRPKALVGVRSCDLNGLLCFDRFFLGQEYVDEVYRDHRRKMLIVTNTCVRPFVQCFCVCTDSGPYAAEGYDVNLTDLGSAYLFETGSEKGAALAVELGLAAAGPADAAARDAAVNHSIGLFDGQAVENKAWISRAVNRLTTGFVKPETWEYIGRQCFECGACSFVCPSCSCFNIEDVATQAGPTDRLRTWDSCSFEGYARMAGEHNPRRPVEDRRNKRFFCKLSYSQSKKYLRPGCVGCGRCARVCPGDIGLPNVVTAIRRETTGSKP; from the coding sequence ATGTACATCCTGCCCAAGTCCGATCTCCCAATGCTGCTGCGGACGCTCGCCGATCGGTACGAGCTGTTCGGCCCGATCGTCGACCCGGTCTCCGGTGAGACGCTCTTCGACCGGGCCGCCTCGCCGGAAGACCTCCGGCTGGACGCGCCCATCCCCGTCAACACGCCCAAATTCACCGTCTTCCCGCACCTGGAACGGATCTTGTCCTTCCGCTACGACCGGGACAGCAAGGACCTGGACATCGTCCGGGACGACCTCGTCCGGCCCAAGGCCCTGGTCGGCGTCCGGTCCTGCGACCTGAACGGCCTGCTCTGCTTCGACCGCTTCTTCCTGGGCCAGGAATACGTCGATGAAGTTTATCGCGACCACCGCCGCAAGATGCTGATCGTGACCAACACCTGCGTCCGGCCCTTCGTCCAATGCTTCTGCGTCTGCACGGACAGCGGCCCCTACGCCGCCGAAGGATATGACGTCAATCTAACGGACCTCGGATCCGCCTATCTCTTCGAGACGGGCAGCGAGAAGGGCGCCGCCCTGGCCGTCGAGCTGGGGCTGGCTGCCGCCGGCCCGGCCGATGCGGCGGCCCGCGACGCCGCGGTCAATCATTCCATCGGCCTCTTCGACGGGCAGGCGGTCGAAAACAAAGCCTGGATCTCGCGGGCCGTGAACCGCCTGACCACGGGATTCGTCAAGCCCGAGACCTGGGAATACATCGGCCGGCAGTGCTTCGAGTGCGGGGCCTGCTCTTTCGTCTGCCCCTCCTGCTCCTGTTTCAACATCGAGGATGTCGCAACCCAAGCCGGGCCGACCGACCGCCTGCGGACCTGGGACTCGTGCTCCTTCGAGGGCTATGCGCGCATGGCCGGCGAGCACAATCCCCGGCGGCCGGTTGAAGACCGCCGCAACAAGCGTTTCTTTTGCAAGCTGTCCTATTCCCAGTCCAAAAAGTACCTCCGGCCGGGGTGCGTCGGCTGCGGCCGCTGCGCCCGGGTCTGTCCGGGCGATATCGGCCTGCCCAACGTCGTCACCGCCATCCGCCGGGAAACCACGGGATCGAAGCCATGA
- a CDS encoding NADH-quinone oxidoreductase subunit B family protein: MLTKLAKKAFPKSLWVYHCNSGACNGCDIEILNILTPFYDVERFGIKLVGSPRHADVMLLSGAVTRPTFPLVKRAFEAMPAPKLVFGVGSCAVGGGCWFDTYHVTGGGATAVPVDYYIPGCPPRPEAILYGVALALGLVDQKSAPVELKQVEFPIDAALRTKAWEDRNAIYKLLKD; the protein is encoded by the coding sequence ATGCTGACCAAGCTGGCCAAAAAGGCATTTCCCAAATCCCTCTGGGTCTACCACTGCAACAGCGGCGCCTGCAACGGCTGCGACATCGAGATCCTCAATATCCTGACGCCGTTCTACGATGTGGAGCGGTTCGGGATCAAATTGGTCGGCTCGCCCCGCCACGCCGACGTCATGCTCCTCTCGGGCGCCGTGACCCGGCCGACCTTCCCCCTCGTCAAGCGGGCCTTCGAGGCCATGCCGGCTCCCAAGCTCGTCTTCGGCGTGGGATCCTGCGCCGTCGGCGGCGGCTGCTGGTTCGATACCTACCACGTCACGGGCGGCGGTGCCACGGCCGTCCCGGTGGACTATTACATCCCGGGCTGCCCGCCGCGCCCCGAGGCCATTCTCTACGGCGTCGCCCTGGCCCTCGGCCTGGTCGACCAGAAGTCGGCCCCGGTCGAGCTGAAGCAGGTCGAGTTCCCGATCGACGCCGCCCTGCGGACCAAGGCCTGGGAAGATCGCAACGCGATCTATAAGCTGTTGAAGGATTGA
- a CDS encoding molybdopterin-dependent oxidoreductase, giving the protein MSYHSGVCNFCGTGCGHLLQVENGAVRGVFPSPGHPVSRGRLCVRGWHIHELMATEERIPRPLTRGAAGLEPVTWNAALDRAAAELGRFRPGEVGLWASPRASNEDVFTLVRLARGVLGTPHIDLLSDGWYSSTAGVLREGTDQPGALGFLTDVRSADFLLVVGTDLARQNPIVASELHFGARAGADLVTIGSRTTQLARLSRTHLRPAPGTKKMVLAALLKILLDEGLADPDFLAGRTPGAAALRRSLVEFDLAGAAKSSGLSVDALRDLAGRLAQAKRAMGFFSTGTTGLGRDTVALVYDLFLAAGKIGRPGCGVIPIVGISNLAGANDMGAAPDRLPGWRALPDPAAEAVLRSAWGGAANASAGGRVGDLLRVSGSPLKALVVMDHDEEIILQAEAIRRLDFVLYLGAFSNPFMDLAHVVLPTATYAETDGTYTNTDRRIQLNRRKIEPRFEARPAWRILTDLAGRLGGAWGYTAPADIFADIARLVPAYSGASYAGLGVNLGGLTWPVESAPLAGAGPRAVPLNEPIAAPAPADEAFPFRLMAGKSYYYWHQNNIMKKTFIPRREYNALLLLYPQGLVEIHPGDAARLGLRDKRPVKVVSARGSMTVQARVTTDVLPGMVYAPYFIGPMIEGFLKPEAGAVERGEDGVIPVRIEKV; this is encoded by the coding sequence ATGAGCTATCATTCGGGCGTCTGCAACTTCTGCGGGACGGGATGCGGCCACCTGCTCCAGGTGGAGAACGGCGCCGTTCGCGGCGTTTTTCCCTCGCCCGGCCATCCCGTCAGCCGCGGACGCCTCTGCGTCCGGGGCTGGCACATCCACGAGCTGATGGCGACCGAGGAGCGCATCCCGAGGCCCCTGACGCGCGGTGCGGCCGGGCTTGAGCCCGTGACCTGGAACGCGGCTCTCGACCGGGCCGCGGCCGAACTGGGACGCTTCCGGCCCGGCGAAGTCGGTCTGTGGGCTTCTCCCCGGGCTTCGAACGAAGACGTTTTCACCCTCGTCCGGCTGGCGCGGGGCGTGCTCGGCACCCCTCATATCGATCTTCTCTCCGACGGCTGGTATTCCTCCACGGCCGGCGTCCTGCGGGAAGGGACGGACCAGCCCGGCGCTCTCGGCTTCCTGACCGACGTGCGGTCCGCCGATTTTCTGCTCGTCGTCGGCACGGACCTGGCCCGCCAGAATCCGATCGTGGCCTCGGAGCTGCATTTCGGCGCCCGGGCCGGAGCCGATCTGGTCACTATCGGCAGCCGGACGACCCAATTGGCGCGGCTCAGCCGAACCCATTTGCGGCCGGCGCCGGGGACCAAGAAGATGGTTCTGGCCGCCCTGCTCAAAATCCTCCTGGACGAGGGCTTGGCCGATCCGGACTTTCTCGCGGGCCGTACGCCCGGAGCCGCGGCTCTACGGCGATCGCTAGTGGAATTCGATCTCGCCGGCGCGGCCAAGTCCTCCGGCCTGTCCGTTGATGCACTCCGAGACCTGGCGGGCCGCCTGGCCCAGGCCAAACGGGCCATGGGCTTCTTCTCGACGGGGACGACGGGGCTCGGCCGCGATACCGTGGCCCTCGTCTACGATCTGTTCCTGGCCGCCGGTAAAATCGGCCGGCCGGGCTGCGGCGTCATCCCGATCGTCGGCATCAGCAACCTGGCCGGGGCCAACGACATGGGTGCGGCACCTGATCGTCTGCCCGGCTGGCGCGCTCTGCCGGACCCGGCCGCCGAAGCCGTCCTCCGTTCGGCCTGGGGCGGAGCGGCGAACGCTTCCGCGGGCGGGCGGGTCGGCGATCTCCTCCGCGTTTCGGGATCTCCCCTGAAAGCCCTTGTGGTTATGGATCATGACGAGGAGATCATCCTGCAGGCCGAGGCGATCCGGCGGCTCGATTTCGTCCTCTATCTGGGCGCTTTCAGCAACCCCTTCATGGACCTGGCCCATGTCGTCCTCCCGACCGCAACTTATGCCGAGACCGACGGCACTTACACCAACACCGATCGGCGGATTCAGTTGAACCGCCGCAAGATCGAGCCCCGCTTCGAAGCCCGGCCGGCCTGGCGGATCCTGACCGATCTGGCGGGGCGCCTGGGCGGGGCTTGGGGCTACACGGCCCCCGCGGACATTTTCGCCGACATCGCCCGCCTGGTTCCCGCCTACTCCGGCGCGAGCTACGCCGGCCTGGGGGTGAACCTCGGCGGCTTGACCTGGCCCGTCGAATCCGCTCCGCTCGCGGGCGCCGGGCCGCGGGCCGTGCCGCTCAACGAACCGATCGCGGCTCCCGCCCCGGCCGATGAGGCCTTTCCCTTTCGGCTGATGGCCGGCAAGTCCTATTACTACTGGCACCAGAACAACATCATGAAGAAGACGTTCATCCCGCGCCGGGAGTACAACGCCTTGCTTCTCCTATATCCTCAAGGATTGGTCGAGATTCACCCCGGCGACGCCGCCCGGCTTGGCCTGCGCGACAAGCGGCCGGTCAAAGTCGTTTCGGCCCGCGGAAGCATGACCGTCCAAGCCCGGGTGACGACCGACGTCCTGCCCGGCATGGTCTACGCTCCCTATTTCATCGGGCCGATGATCGAGGGCTTTCTCAAGCCCGAAGCGGGGGCCGTCGAGCGCGGGGAAGACGGCGTCATTCCCGTCCGAATCGAGAAGGTGTGA
- a CDS encoding FAD/NAD(P)-binding protein, with protein sequence MNDRNPAVITTVPAAAVIEEIRDEIEDVRTYYFRFEDPELERTFAVRSGQFVMCTVFGSGEFAVSLPWSPEADRRHLSVRSVGKVTGALAGLVVGDKIGIRGPFGNGFPFEDIKGKSIIYVAGGIGLIPLRSSIVHVLRHRAEFGRLILLYGARAPKDLMYRETIEGWRGTAGFETYVTIDRPEPGWTGETGFVHTLIEKAKVPVENTVAFVCGPPIMFNAVIQELSGRGLRDDCIISTLERHMKCGLGKCQHCAIGRTLVCTDGPVYTYKQIKTLGEQI encoded by the coding sequence ATGAACGACCGCAACCCCGCCGTCATCACGACCGTCCCGGCCGCAGCCGTGATCGAGGAGATCCGGGACGAGATCGAGGACGTCCGGACCTACTACTTCCGGTTCGAGGACCCCGAGCTGGAGAGGACCTTCGCCGTCCGCTCCGGGCAATTCGTCATGTGCACCGTCTTCGGGTCGGGCGAGTTCGCCGTTTCGCTGCCCTGGAGCCCCGAGGCCGATCGGCGGCACCTCTCAGTGCGGTCCGTGGGCAAGGTCACCGGTGCTTTGGCCGGCCTCGTTGTCGGCGACAAGATCGGCATCCGCGGACCCTTCGGCAACGGTTTCCCGTTCGAGGACATCAAAGGCAAGTCAATCATCTATGTCGCCGGCGGGATCGGCCTCATCCCGTTGCGCTCGTCCATCGTCCACGTCCTCCGGCACCGGGCCGAGTTCGGCCGCTTGATCCTTCTTTACGGCGCTCGGGCGCCCAAGGACCTGATGTACCGGGAGACGATCGAGGGCTGGCGCGGGACTGCGGGATTCGAGACCTATGTCACGATCGACCGGCCCGAACCCGGCTGGACGGGGGAGACGGGCTTCGTCCACACCCTGATCGAGAAGGCCAAGGTCCCGGTGGAGAACACCGTGGCTTTTGTCTGCGGCCCCCCGATCATGTTCAACGCCGTCATCCAGGAGCTCTCCGGCCGCGGCCTCCGGGACGATTGCATTATCTCGACGCTTGAGCGCCATATGAAGTGCGGCCTCGGCAAATGCCAGCACTGCGCCATCGGCCGGACCCTGGTCTGTACCGACGGCCCTGTCTACACCTATAAGCAGATCAAGACGCTAGGGGAGCAGATCTGA
- a CDS encoding NADH-quinone oxidoreductase subunit H, translating into MRYFLPLINILIFLLLAPLFEGLLRKLTARIQSRQGPPLVQPYYDLFKLLGKESLNSAGTWPFRLAPLLAFAAILVVVAAVPFGFRMNALAGRMDGILVVYLLTLGGVAVLMGALAGRNTFGMIGASREMVTMIMVEPVLAMTLVLGAVKLKTLTLAAAMPSAAGAGFGLSSVLMLAVYLLALQAFVARQPFDIAEAEVELLEGPMIEYSGPNLALFKYAAMMKRMFYAWLFVSAFVPVLRTGIYPLDLVLQLLAMVVLFAGIGLVGATNPRLRIDQAVRYYAVLIVWALAAVGLAVKGW; encoded by the coding sequence ATGCGATACTTCCTACCCCTGATCAACATCCTGATCTTCCTCCTCCTGGCGCCCCTCTTCGAGGGCCTGCTGCGCAAGCTCACGGCCCGCATCCAGTCGCGCCAGGGCCCGCCGCTCGTCCAGCCCTACTACGACTTATTCAAGCTGCTGGGCAAGGAGAGCCTGAACTCGGCCGGCACCTGGCCCTTCCGGCTGGCGCCGCTCCTGGCGTTCGCCGCCATTCTGGTCGTCGTTGCCGCCGTGCCGTTCGGCTTCCGGATGAACGCCTTGGCCGGCCGGATGGACGGCATCCTGGTCGTCTACCTGTTGACCCTGGGTGGCGTCGCCGTTCTGATGGGCGCCCTGGCCGGCCGGAACACTTTCGGGATGATCGGAGCCAGCCGGGAGATGGTGACCATGATCATGGTCGAGCCGGTCCTGGCCATGACCCTTGTCCTCGGCGCCGTCAAGCTCAAGACCCTGACCCTGGCGGCGGCCATGCCGTCCGCGGCGGGCGCGGGCTTCGGCCTGTCGTCCGTGCTGATGCTGGCCGTCTATCTTCTGGCCCTGCAGGCCTTCGTCGCCCGCCAGCCCTTCGACATCGCCGAAGCCGAAGTGGAGCTTCTCGAGGGCCCGATGATCGAGTACAGCGGGCCGAACCTCGCCTTGTTCAAGTATGCGGCCATGATGAAGAGAATGTTCTATGCTTGGCTCTTCGTCTCGGCCTTCGTTCCGGTCCTGCGGACCGGCATCTATCCGCTCGACCTGGTTCTGCAGCTCCTGGCCATGGTGGTCCTCTTCGCCGGCATCGGCCTGGTCGGAGCCACCAACCCGCGCCTGCGGATCGACCAGGCCGTCCGCTATTATGCCGTCCTCATCGTCTGGGCTTTGGCCGCCGTCGGCCTGGCCGTTAAGGGATGGTAA
- a CDS encoding 4Fe-4S binding protein has protein sequence MWLASKLKQIVLALKPGRVTLAYPKVVRPVPKDFRGQPAWDHTKCLGCGGCADHCPARTILVRDVCPEIRILLYDGSRCTYCGRCAELCPEKAIVMTSDFELATGNRADITQNLELFMLTCNRCGRCYDMEIRNAVDKLGLRGYRYDSLEARTVLRRTTDRFDPAALAATERVERPARMEE, from the coding sequence ATGTGGCTCGCCAGCAAGCTCAAACAGATCGTCCTGGCTCTCAAGCCGGGCCGGGTGACCCTGGCCTATCCCAAGGTGGTACGGCCTGTGCCCAAGGACTTTCGCGGCCAGCCCGCCTGGGACCATACCAAATGCCTGGGCTGCGGCGGCTGCGCCGATCATTGCCCGGCCCGAACCATCTTGGTGCGGGATGTCTGCCCCGAGATCCGGATTTTGCTCTACGACGGCTCGCGCTGCACCTACTGCGGCCGCTGTGCCGAGCTGTGCCCGGAAAAGGCCATCGTCATGACCTCCGATTTCGAGCTGGCTACCGGGAACCGGGCCGATATCACCCAGAACCTGGAGCTGTTCATGCTCACCTGCAACCGCTGCGGGCGCTGCTACGACATGGAAATCCGCAACGCCGTGGATAAGCTGGGGCTGCGCGGCTACCGCTACGACAGCCTCGAGGCGCGGACGGTCCTGCGCCGGACGACCGACCGCTTCGATCCGGCCGCCCTGGCGGCGACTGAACGGGTCGAGCGGCCGGCCCGGATGGAGGAGTGA